The Caldisericum exile AZM16c01 region CTTTGTTACAAGTCCAATTTTTCCTACGATGCTATCGATATTTGTCTTGTACTGATACCCTATAAGCTTGAGCTTCTTTTTTAGCAAAAACTCTGAAGAGAGAATTAGTGAAAGTGAGGTTATAATGAAAACGACAATTTGAACGGTAAATCCTACGTCCAACAGGTTAAGTATAAGCGAAACAATTGCAGCAACACCAAACCAGATTGCGAAGAATGTTAAAGTATTTATTTCAATAATAGAAGATACGGCTGCAACTAAAATCCAAAAAATCGTTAAATTTAGCTTGCTCATATGTGCCTTCTTTCAGGCTTTTTACTTTTCACTTCCGCCTTTTTCTTCCTCTTTTGTAAAGATTTCTTTTATTGTGCCAAGCGAGCCCAATAGTGCCGATGACTCATAAGGAAGGAATATCTTAGTTGCTTTACCATCTGCAATTTTATTTAAGGTATCAAGGTAATTAATCGCAATAACATCTTTTGTGGGTTGTCCTCTGTGGATTCCCTGGAAATATACTTCTGCTGCATCCCCTTTTGCCTTTGCAACGGTAATGAGTGCCTGTGCTTCACCTTCTGCTCTTAAAATTTGTGCTTGCTTGTCGCCTTCTGCAGTGAGTATCTTTGCCTGTCTTTCACCTTCAGCTTTAAGGATTGCCGCTTGCTTTACACCTTCTGCCTCAAGAATTGTTGCACGTTTATCACGTTCTGCCTTCATCTGCTTTGTCATCGCTTCTTGAATTTCTGGGGGTGGCATAATCGACTTTATTTCAACTCTTGTAACTTTTATACCCCATGGGTCTGTTGCAACGTCGAGGTCGTGCCTTAAAGTCTCGTTAATTTTTTCTCTTGAAGTGAGGAGTTCATCAAGCGTTAAGTTTCCACATACATTTCTTATAGCGGTTTGCGTAAGTTTTAGTATTGCCTGGTCTACATCTTGCACTTCGTAAACTGCCTTTACTGGATCTGTTACCATGTAGTACATAACATTGTCAATTTTCACAACAACGTTATCCTTTGTGATTATCTCTTGCGAGGGATAATCCCATACTTGTTCCCTTAGATCAACAACTTTTCTTATACTTTCAATAAACGGGATAAGGACATGTAATCCCGGTCTAAGAGTTCTTGAATATTGTCCAAGCCTTTCAACAACGGAAGCGCTTGCCTGTCGCACAACGATAACGCTTCGGAGAGCAATTGCAATTACTACAAGAATGAGAATTACAAAAAGAATCAATTGTATCATTTTTCACCTCCTATTTTAATCAATATATTTTAACACTATTTTCAATAATTGAGAAATTTAAATTGTTGTATAATTACAATATGGGAATTTTTGAAATAATTGGACCAATAATGATTGGGCCATCGAGTTCACATACGGCAGGTGCAGTTAGGATTGGAAAGTATGCAAGGCGTATTTATGGTGTTGAGCGTCCTTTTGACCTTGTTGAAATCGACCTTTTTAATTCATTCTCAGAATCCGGCAAAGGGCACGGAACTGATCTTGCGCTACTATCGGGTATTTTGTGTTTCAATGTTGATGATGAACGTATTCTTAAGGCATTTGATATTGCACATGAAATGGGTATAAATTACAAAATTAACTTTAAAGGGATTGATGAAGATTTTCCTGAGAATACGGCCAAGATAACATTTTATAATGGTGAAACATCTTTTTACATTTTTGGGGAATCAATTGGTGGTGGTTTGATCCATATTTTTAATGTGAACGGTTACAGAGTAAGTCTTTTTGGAAGGCACCCAGTGTTAATCGTTGTTGCAAAAGATGTGAGAGGTATTGTTGCGCATGTCTCAAAAGTGATTTTAGATGCGGGCATAAACATTGCAAAAGCAGAAATTGAAAGAGATTCCTCGATTGGTGAGTCGCTTTCTGTTTTTAAACTTGATGCTGATTTTCCAAAAGATATGATTCCCTTGATCCTCGAAAACAAAAACATAAAAGAAGCAATAACAGTTGAAAGGCTTGAGGAACTTTAGGGTGATATCATGAAGATAAAATTTAAAAGTTTTGCAGACTTGAAAGAAAAAGCAAACTCATCTGGGCTCAGCCTTTCCAAGTTTCTTATTTATTATGAGGCTTTGAACGAGGGAAAAGATGAAGAGTTTGTCATAAATAGGATGGACAAAACGCTTTATGCAATGGAAGAAGCAATTGAAAAGGGCTTAAGAAATAAAAACATCTCGAAGACAGGCTTTGTGAATGGTTGGGCATACCAATTAAAGGAATATATAAGTAATAATAGTTTTCACCTTCTTTCGCCTGAATTTACTGAGGTTATCTTAAATACCATCGCAGTATCTGAGATGAATGCGTGTATGGGGCGAATTGTTGCAGCACCGACGGCTGGCTCATGTGGTGTTTTACCAGGTTCACTTATAACGATTGCAAAGTTAAAGGGAGTTGAACGACAAAAATTAATTGAAGCGCTTTTTGTTGCAGGGGGCATAGGAGAAGTCTTCCTGAACCTTGCAAGTTTGTCTGGTGCACGTCATGGCTGTCAAGCAGAAGTTGGAGCAGCCTCTTCCATGGCTTCAGGTGCAATTGTTTCACTTTTTTCTGATGATATTGATAAAATTGAAAGTGCTTCGGCTTTTGCGCTAAAAAATGTATTGGGGCTTGTGTGTGATCCAATTGGAGGATTTGTTGAAATTCCTTGTATCAAGAGAAATGTAATGGGTGCAGTAAATGCCATTGCTTCAGCACAGATGGCCCTTGCAGGGATTAATACGATTATTCCTCTTGATGAGGTTATTATCGCAATGAAGCGCATTGGAGAGCGACTTCCTCTTGAGTTGAGAGAAACAGGTGAGGGTGGCATTGCTGCAACTGAAACTGCAAAGCGTCTTTTACAAAAATTCAAGGAAAGACAAGAATAAAAAATTCCTTACAAGCGAAGCATATCATCTGTTATACAAGTGAATATTTGGAGGGTCTACCTTCCTTAAATTGAAAGGCGAAGATGCCTCACAGTATTTAGGTATGACAATTATTGAAGGGAGATGTGCTCTTCAAATTCCCCTTAACTTCAAAATCCCATTTGATTTTTTGTTTGTCATTCCGAAGGCTTTAGCCTGAGGAATACCTACCTTAGAGGGGGACAAGAAGACCCCCCCTCTAACTCCCCCTGAAAGGAGGAGGATTTTTATTTTTTGGGTGAAGTTATAGGAGGGTATCCTAATTAGAGGGGGATTAGCAAGACTCCCCCTCTAACTCCCCCTGAAAAGGCGGAGATCCCTCACATTCGTTCGGGATGACTTTTTTGGGGGGTACTGAGGGGGGTATTTTACCCCTCAGATTGAGAGAAGGAGATGCCTCAGAAAGTCATTTCGGCATGACTACAAGATAATTGTGTTATTGGGGGAGTACTGAGGGGGTATTTCGCCCCCTCAGATTTTGAGTCATGTCGAGCGAAGCGAGACATCTCCTCAGTTAATATTAGAGAGGATTAACAAGACCTCCCTCTAACTTCCCCTAAAAGGCG contains the following coding sequences:
- a CDS encoding NfeD family protein: MSKLNLTIFWILVAAVSSIIEINTLTFFAIWFGVAAIVSLILNLLDVGFTVQIVVFIITSLSLILSSEFLLKKKLKLIGYQYKTNIDSIVGKIGLVTKDVKDLSYDGEVLVEGRYWSALSEDGSVIEKGKKVVVTRVQGVKLIVKEANRD
- a CDS encoding SPFH domain-containing protein, whose protein sequence is MIQLILFVILILVVIAIALRSVIVVRQASASVVERLGQYSRTLRPGLHVLIPFIESIRKVVDLREQVWDYPSQEIITKDNVVVKIDNVMYYMVTDPVKAVYEVQDVDQAILKLTQTAIRNVCGNLTLDELLTSREKINETLRHDLDVATDPWGIKVTRVEIKSIMPPPEIQEAMTKQMKAERDKRATILEAEGVKQAAILKAEGERQAKILTAEGDKQAQILRAEGEAQALITVAKAKGDAAEVYFQGIHRGQPTKDVIAINYLDTLNKIADGKATKIFLPYESSALLGSLGTIKEIFTKEEEKGGSEK
- the sdaAB gene encoding L-serine ammonia-lyase, iron-sulfur-dependent subunit beta, producing MGIFEIIGPIMIGPSSSHTAGAVRIGKYARRIYGVERPFDLVEIDLFNSFSESGKGHGTDLALLSGILCFNVDDERILKAFDIAHEMGINYKINFKGIDEDFPENTAKITFYNGETSFYIFGESIGGGLIHIFNVNGYRVSLFGRHPVLIVVAKDVRGIVAHVSKVILDAGINIAKAEIERDSSIGESLSVFKLDADFPKDMIPLILENKNIKEAITVERLEEL
- the sdaAA gene encoding L-serine ammonia-lyase, iron-sulfur-dependent, subunit alpha — its product is MKIKFKSFADLKEKANSSGLSLSKFLIYYEALNEGKDEEFVINRMDKTLYAMEEAIEKGLRNKNISKTGFVNGWAYQLKEYISNNSFHLLSPEFTEVILNTIAVSEMNACMGRIVAAPTAGSCGVLPGSLITIAKLKGVERQKLIEALFVAGGIGEVFLNLASLSGARHGCQAEVGAASSMASGAIVSLFSDDIDKIESASAFALKNVLGLVCDPIGGFVEIPCIKRNVMGAVNAIASAQMALAGINTIIPLDEVIIAMKRIGERLPLELRETGEGGIAATETAKRLLQKFKERQE